GGGTCAGGGCGGTGTTGTAGGCGTCCAGGCCCGCGGAATCCGGAGTGATGCCTGACTTGGCGAGCTGGGCGGCCGCCACCGCCTCCGCCAGGGGCGTCGCCATGTCCCCGAGGCTGAAGGTGGTGCTGGGGAAAATGAAGTTGGGGTCCTGGTCCCGGCGCAATCCGGTGATCTGGAGCGAAGCCTCCGGCCATCGCGCCGAAAGGGCCTGCTTGAGTTGAGCCTCCGCCACACGCTGGGAGCTCAGGGAGACTTGACGGTTCCTGTTGGCCGCCAGCGCCCGGTCAATGCACTCCCGCAGGGTGAGGGATGCGGGGACCGGCACCTGGGCCCCCAGAGAGAGGCAGACCAGCACCAGAACGGCATGGACACTCCGCAATACAACCTCCACCGGCTCGCCGCCGCAATCATCTGCAGGTCTTATCGGTAGGACCCGAAAGGGCCTTAGGGTCTACCTCCTCCGGAGGACCTCGGTGACACAGCGCTCAATACCTGTCCAGACGTCGCTCAGGCGGGCGTCATCAAACATGTAGGCCGCCGTCGTGACCAGTCTGTTCTCCTCATCGATCACCACCTCCCTGGGGGAAGGAACCGGCACATAGGTGTGCCCGAGGGCTTCCATGGCCGCTTGGACCTGTGCACCGTCCCCCAGGGTGAGACGGCCCTTCCGCCCCGCCGAGGCGAGACACAGACCCACCAGTGCCGGGGCGATGCAAATGGCGCCTACGGGTTTGCCTGCATTGAAGAAACCGTTCACCAGGGCCTCCAGGTCCGGGATCACTTTGCCTGCAGCACCCTGGAAGGCGAAGTCACAGAGGTTCTTGGCCACGCCAAAGCCCCCGGGCAGGACCAGGGCGTCGAAATCTTCGACCCGGGCGTCGGCAAGGGGAAGGCAGTTCCCTTTGCGGGCGATGCGACTCGCCTCCTCAAGGACATTGCGGCTTCCGGTGGCTTCCTGTCCTGTGGCGTGATTGACCACATGGTGCTGAGGGGCATCGGGGGCGAAGCACTGCACCTCCACCCCCTGCTGGTCCAAGGCCAGAAGGGCGAAGACCGCCTCACGGATCTCCGCACCGTCCATGTGGCCGCTTCCGGCCAGTACCACAGCGACGCGAGGGGAATGGGACATGGCAACCTCCGGGGAATGGACCAGTATGAAGCCCGATGGGACTCTGATGCCTGAAATGGTGTCTTGCAGCAGGGACGCTCCACGTATACTATTGAGACTCATTCTCACCTTGAAGCAAGCCAGCTTCCCCTGGAGACCCCATGAAGAGCCTCAGCCTTGCCCTCCCAGCCATCCTCCTCGCGGCCCCCCTCTTGAAGGCTGAAGAGCCCCAGGCGGGAGCCGTGCGCTCCATCGTCACCACCCCCGCAGGGCTCACAGAGAAGGGTGTTCTCCAGCTGGAACTGGGCGCGACCCAGGTTCGGGCCAAAGATGAGAGCCGGGAAGGCGGCATCACCGCCCAGTTCGATCTCGGAGTGTGCTCCTGGCTGGACCTCCGCTTCGGTTGGAACGCCCATGCCTGGAATCGCTCCTCGGATGGGGACTCCAACCGCGGGGTGAGCGATCCCTATATCGGGGGGCAGCTGCTCTTCGCTGCCCAGGACAAGGCGGGAATCGACCTGGGATTGGCCTATTCCCATGTCATCCCCCGAGCCAGCGAAGCCAAGGGACTGAGCTCAGGCTTCCATGAGGACACGCTGCTGGTGACGATGAGCCGCGCCATGGGGCGCTGGGCCCTGGACGCCAATGCCGGCGTGACCCGGACCCGAGTCGAGGATGGCAGTCGGAAGGCCACCCAGAAGGTGGGCTCACTGGCGGTGACCTATGCACCCGCCGCGGGCTGGAACCTGACTCTGGACCACTATGGTGTGGCCAAATCCGACCTGGGGGACCGGGAGCTCGGCAGCATCCTGGCACTCAGCTGCGAGGTGAGTGACAGACTCACAGTGGATATGAGTGTTGAGCACGGGTGGGCCGAGGCCTCTCCCCGCTATGCCCTCAATGCCGGGCTCGTCTACCGGATCGGGAAGCTCTGGGGCAAGTGAGTCCCGGCCTTTCCGCAAAGCCCCCCGGTAACCGGGGGGCTTTGCGGCATCCAAGGGGAAGGAAAGGCTCCGGTTCCTCCAAGTGGAAAATTGTCCTGCCCTGCGGGATTCTATAGGACTGCGCCAAGCGCCCCGACACCCGGGCGGGCTCCAAAGACGACAAGGAAGTTGCCACATGCTGACCATTGCCCTCGCCGGCAATCCCAATTGCGGGAAGACCTCCCTCTTCAATGCCCTCACCGGTGCCCGGCAGCATGTGGGCAACTGGCCCGGCGTCACCGTCGAACGTCGGGCAGGCTCCTTCCGCCTGCTGGATGGCAGCGAAGCCACGGTGGTGGACCTCCCGGGGACCTACTCCCTCTCCGCCCGCAGCGAGGATGAGCGCATCGCCGCTACCTACCTGGCCGAAGCGGAGGTGGATCTCATCGTCAACGTCGTCGATGCCGCCAACCTGGAGCGGAACCTCTACCTCACGACCCAGCTGCTGGATCTGCGCAAGCCCATGGTCCTCGTCCTCAACATGGCCGACGAGGCCCGGGCCCGCGGCCTGGAGATCGACCAGGCCACCATCTCCACCCTCCTGGGCTGTCCGGTGGTCAGCACTGTGGCCAGCACCGGAGAGGGCCTGGCAGAGCTGAAGGCCGCCGTCGCCACCCCCAGTGGCGTCAACTGGAACAATCTTGCCCAAGTCGGCTTTGGCCAGGACATTGAGGATGAGGTCCTGCGCCTGGAAGAGGAGATCCTGCGGGACGAGCACCTCGCCGAGATCCGGAAGCCCCGCCGCCTGGCCCTCCGTCTCCTGGAGGGGGCCACTGATGCCCTGGAACTCGTGGCCCGGAGCCATGCCCACAAGGCCATCCAAGCCCGTCTTGAGACCAGCCAGGCCTTTCTGGAGGGCCACCTGGGCGCAGACGCCGCGACCCTGCTCACCGAGCACCGCTACGGGTTTGCCCGCGGCCTGATGATGGAAGCCGTCCGGGGCGGAGATCTGGGCCAGACGGACCGGTCCTCCCGGATGGACCGGGTCCTGACCCACCGATTCTGGGGCTTTCCCATCTTCCTGGCGGTGATGGTGGCGGTGTATGCCCTGACCTTCGTGGTGGGCAAATACCCCCAGGACTGGATCGGCTCCCTCTTCGGGTGGCTCCAGCACTTCCTCGGGGATCACCTTCCCCAGGGTGAGCTGACCAGCCTCCTGGCCAACGGCATCATCCCGGGTGTGGGTTCGGTGGTGGTCTTCGTCCCCGTCATCATGATCCTCATGGCCTGCATCAGCTTCCTGGAGGACTCGGGCTACATGGCCCGGGCAGCCTTCATCATGGATCGCCTCATGCACAAGATGGGCCTCCACGGAAAGAGCTTCATCTCCCTGATCATGGGCCTGGGCTGCAACGCCCCAGCCATCCAGGCCACCCGGACCATCGAGGCCAGGAGCGACCGCCTCATCACCATCCTGGTGAACCCCCTGATCTCCTGCTCGGCCCGTCTGCCGGTCTACATCCTCTTCGCCGGAGCCTTCTTCAAGCCCGTCCAGGGTGCACTGGTGGTGGTGGGCATGCACGTCCTGGGCTTCGTCCTGGCCATCCTCATGGGCAAGCTCCTTCGCCTGACCCTCTTCCGCCATGACCAAGCCCCCTTCGTCATGGAGCTGCCCCCCTACCGCGTGCCCCTGCTCCGCACCACCTGCCTCCATGGTTGGGAGAAGGGGTTCATCTTCCTCAAGAAAGCGGGAACCGTGATCTTCGCTGGGGCCGTGCTCATCTGGTTCTTCAGCCAGTACCCGGGCATCAGCGACAAGAATCTTGCTGTCGAGCGCCACCGTCTGGAGCAGGAGGTCCGGGCAAGGCACCTTGATCCCGGTGCTGAACAGACTGCACTGGACGACCTGGACTTCGCCTTCCAGGGCCGGATCATGAACCAGAGCTATGCTGCCCGTTTCGGGAAACTGATCCAGCCCGTCTTCCGGCCCATCTTCGACCCTGACCACAGGCGGGCCGAGGCCTGGAAGGATGGCGTGGCCCTCACCGCGGGCTTCGTGGCCAAGGAAATCGTGGTGGGCACCCTCGGTGTGCTGAACCAGGCCCGGGAAGAGGGGGATCAGGGCAGACTCAGCCCCCTCCAGCAGAGTCTCCGTGACAGCTCCGGCCTCACCCCCCTCACTGCCATCGCCTTCATGGTGTTCACCCTGATCTACATCCCCTGCCTGGGCACGGTGGGCATCATCCGGAAGGAGACCCAGAGCTGGGGGTGGACAGGCTTCAGCGTTGGCTACGGGCTGGTCCTCGCCTGGGTCCTCGCCTGGATCATCGTCACTCTGGGCAAGGCCATCGGCATGGGCTGAAGGCTGGGAGCATCCAAAGGACAGGAGGTCTCCATGCAGACCTTGATCATCATCCTCATCGTGCTGGCCTGCGGAGCCTACCTGCTCCGTGGCATCCTCAGAAAGAAGCCAGGCAAGGGCGGCTGCGACGGCAACTGCGGCGGCGGCTGCTCCTGCGGCTGATCAGGCGCAGGCCTCCGGAAAAGGACGGCATGGCCCACCCTTCTCCAAGAGGAGGAGGAACTCCAGGTTTCCCTCGCCGCCGCGGATGGGGCTCTCCATGAAGGCCTGGGGCCTCAAGGGTGAATCGGAGAAGAAGGCCCAGATCTCCCGGATCACCCGCTGATGTACCGCCGGATCCCGGACGATGCCCCCACTGCCCACATCCTCCCTTCCCGCCTCGAACTGGGGCTTGACCAGGAGAATGGCCCGGGCGTCGTTCCGCAGACTCGGAAGGATGGGCGGAATGGCCAGCTTGAGGCTGATGAAGCTCAGGTCGGCCACCAGGAGGCTGCAGGTCTCCGGAATGGCTGACGGCTCCCACAACCTGAGATTGACCTGCTCCATGGAGACAACCCTGGGGTCGCTCCGCAGCTTCCAGTGCAGCTGATTCGTACCCACATCCACGGCATAGACCCTGAGCGCCCCCCGCTGCAGCAGGCAGTCCGTAAAACCACCTGTGCTTGAGCCCGCATCGAAGCAGATCAGTCCGGCAGGGTCGATCCCGAAGCCATCCAGGGCCCCTGCCAGTTTGAGCCCCCCACGGCTCACATAAGGCAGGTTCTCTCCCCGGAGACGGATGGGCGCCTCCTCGGGGATGGCTGTGCCCGCCTTCGTCACTGGCCGGTCCTCCACCAGAACCTCACCGGCGAGGATCCGTGCCTGGGCCTTGGCCCGGGTCTCGCAGAGCCCGCGCTGGACGAGGAGTTGATCGAGACGGAGCTTGGCCATGGATACAGGTTAACCGCTCCGGCGCCTCTCTTCAGGAGGCGCTGGGCAGGAGCACCGTGAAGCAGCTCCCCTGCCCCGGCTGGCTCTCCACCTCAATGCGGCCACCGTGGCTCCGGATGATGCCGATGGTGGTGGAGAGCCCCAGGCCGGTACCCCGCCCCGCGGGCTTGGTGGTGACAAAGGGCTCGAAGATGCGTTCCCGCAGCTCCTCCGGAATCCCGATGCCGGTATCCCTCACCTGCAGCGAAAGGCAGGAGTGGCCATCCGAGGCCAGCTCGGTTCCCAGCTCCACCTCCAGGCAGCCCCCCTCGGGCATGGCATCGCGGGCATTGACCAGAAGATTCATCATGACCTGCTCCAGCTGGGTCGGATTGCCCACGACTTCAGGCAGCCCTGAGGGGAGGGAGGTCCGGATCTCGATATTCCGGGGGAAGCTGCTGGTGCAGAGGGCCAGAGTCTCTTCGATCAAAGGGACCAGGGCGAGACGCTCCCGGTGGCCCGCTGATCCGCGGGCAAAGGTCATAAGTTGATTGAGAAATGCATTGCATCGCTTGATCTGATTGGCCATGTTGCAGGCAAGCCGCTGCTTTTCGGGACTGGGGGCATCAGTCTCCATGAGCTGGGCCCCCAGGAGGACCGGGGACAGCATGTTCTTGAGGTCATGGGCTATGCCGCTGGCCAATTGCCCGAGGCTGTCCATCCGCTGGCTCCGCCTCAGCTCCTGCTCCACCTGCTTCCGCCGGGTGATATCGGTGGCATAGGCGCAGGTCATGCGCTCACCGTTGACTTCCATGAGGATGGTGCGGACCTCCACGGGGATCCGTCGGCCATCCTTGGCCAGGTGGATGGCCTCAAAGGTCATGGCGTCCACCTTGGCAAGGTCCCCGACGTGCGCTCGAAAGCTCTGGATGTCGAAGTCCTCCACCAGATCCGGAATAGTCATGCTCAGCAACTCCTCACGGGAGTAACCCAGGGTGGTTGAGGCCTCCTGGTTGACATAGGCGATCCGTCCGTCCTCTCGGTTGAGGAAGACCATGACGGGTGCCGCCTGCACAGCGTGGTGCAGAATCTGGGGCCCGATGAAGGGGCAGGCATCCTGAAGGGCAGAACTCCTCTGGATGTCCATAGGGAAGGACATTTCTCTCTCCGGGGAATACTTGTGCTTTGGTTGGATTTAAACCTAACCGAGCGGGAAAATACATCAAAATGTCATCTGGATGCCAAAAGGAGCCCTGTGTCGTCCATCTACCTCGACCACAACGCCAGCACCCCGCCCCTCCCGGAGGTCGTGGAGGCCATGGTGCATTGCCTGCGCGAGGGCCTGGGGAACCCCTCCAGCGTCCACCGCTTCGGGCAGGAGGCCCGCAGGCGCCTGGACTTGGCCCGGGCGCAGGTGGCCGCCATGATCAGTGCTGCACCTGAGGAGATCATCTTCACCAGCGGAGGCACTGAGGCTGACAATCTGGCGCTCCGGGGCGCCCTGCCTCCGGGAGGAAGGCTGGCGATCAGTGCCATCGAGCATTCCGCCATCCGGGAGACAGGGCACGAACTCCGCCGCATGGGGGCTTCCCTCA
The sequence above is drawn from the uncultured Holophaga sp. genome and encodes:
- the elbB gene encoding isoprenoid biosynthesis glyoxalase ElbB; its protein translation is MSHSPRVAVVLAGSGHMDGAEIREAVFALLALDQQGVEVQCFAPDAPQHHVVNHATGQEATGSRNVLEEASRIARKGNCLPLADARVEDFDALVLPGGFGVAKNLCDFAFQGAAGKVIPDLEALVNGFFNAGKPVGAICIAPALVGLCLASAGRKGRLTLGDGAQVQAAMEALGHTYVPVPSPREVVIDEENRLVTTAAYMFDDARLSDVWTGIERCVTEVLRRR
- a CDS encoding transporter — encoded protein: MKSLSLALPAILLAAPLLKAEEPQAGAVRSIVTTPAGLTEKGVLQLELGATQVRAKDESREGGITAQFDLGVCSWLDLRFGWNAHAWNRSSDGDSNRGVSDPYIGGQLLFAAQDKAGIDLGLAYSHVIPRASEAKGLSSGFHEDTLLVTMSRAMGRWALDANAGVTRTRVEDGSRKATQKVGSLAVTYAPAAGWNLTLDHYGVAKSDLGDRELGSILALSCEVSDRLTVDMSVEHGWAEASPRYALNAGLVYRIGKLWGK
- the feoB gene encoding ferrous iron transport protein B, yielding MLTIALAGNPNCGKTSLFNALTGARQHVGNWPGVTVERRAGSFRLLDGSEATVVDLPGTYSLSARSEDERIAATYLAEAEVDLIVNVVDAANLERNLYLTTQLLDLRKPMVLVLNMADEARARGLEIDQATISTLLGCPVVSTVASTGEGLAELKAAVATPSGVNWNNLAQVGFGQDIEDEVLRLEEEILRDEHLAEIRKPRRLALRLLEGATDALELVARSHAHKAIQARLETSQAFLEGHLGADAATLLTEHRYGFARGLMMEAVRGGDLGQTDRSSRMDRVLTHRFWGFPIFLAVMVAVYALTFVVGKYPQDWIGSLFGWLQHFLGDHLPQGELTSLLANGIIPGVGSVVVFVPVIMILMACISFLEDSGYMARAAFIMDRLMHKMGLHGKSFISLIMGLGCNAPAIQATRTIEARSDRLITILVNPLISCSARLPVYILFAGAFFKPVQGALVVVGMHVLGFVLAILMGKLLRLTLFRHDQAPFVMELPPYRVPLLRTTCLHGWEKGFIFLKKAGTVIFAGAVLIWFFSQYPGISDKNLAVERHRLEQEVRARHLDPGAEQTALDDLDFAFQGRIMNQSYAARFGKLIQPVFRPIFDPDHRRAEAWKDGVALTAGFVAKEIVVGTLGVLNQAREEGDQGRLSPLQQSLRDSSGLTPLTAIAFMVFTLIYIPCLGTVGIIRKETQSWGWTGFSVGYGLVLAWVLAWIIVTLGKAIGMG
- a CDS encoding FeoB-associated Cys-rich membrane protein is translated as MQTLIIILIVLACGAYLLRGILRKKPGKGGCDGNCGGGCSCG
- a CDS encoding TlyA family RNA methyltransferase, with the translated sequence MAKLRLDQLLVQRGLCETRAKAQARILAGEVLVEDRPVTKAGTAIPEEAPIRLRGENLPYVSRGGLKLAGALDGFGIDPAGLICFDAGSSTGGFTDCLLQRGALRVYAVDVGTNQLHWKLRSDPRVVSMEQVNLRLWEPSAIPETCSLLVADLSFISLKLAIPPILPSLRNDARAILLVKPQFEAGREDVGSGGIVRDPAVHQRVIREIWAFFSDSPLRPQAFMESPIRGGEGNLEFLLLLEKGGPCRPFPEACA
- a CDS encoding ATP-binding protein, yielding MSFPMDIQRSSALQDACPFIGPQILHHAVQAAPVMVFLNREDGRIAYVNQEASTTLGYSREELLSMTIPDLVEDFDIQSFRAHVGDLAKVDAMTFEAIHLAKDGRRIPVEVRTILMEVNGERMTCAYATDITRRKQVEQELRRSQRMDSLGQLASGIAHDLKNMLSPVLLGAQLMETDAPSPEKQRLACNMANQIKRCNAFLNQLMTFARGSAGHRERLALVPLIEETLALCTSSFPRNIEIRTSLPSGLPEVVGNPTQLEQVMMNLLVNARDAMPEGGCLEVELGTELASDGHSCLSLQVRDTGIGIPEELRERIFEPFVTTKPAGRGTGLGLSTTIGIIRSHGGRIEVESQPGQGSCFTVLLPSAS